A window of the Vibrio pomeroyi genome harbors these coding sequences:
- the nhaR gene encoding transcriptional activator NhaR: protein MSHLNYNHLYYFWMVCKQGSVTKAAEALFLTPQTVTGQIKALEERMDGKLTKRNGRSVEPTELGQLVFKYADRMFGLSYEMLDIVNYSQHSNILFDVGVADALSKRLVSKILMSTIPEDNSIHLRCFESTHEMLLEQLSQHKLDMILSDCPVDSSQSPGLFSKKLGESGMSFFSSGKVEAVNFPAVLEQRKLLIPGSRTSMGRKVLQWFDRQGLKPDILGEFDDAALMKAFARYHHDAIFLAPTLYMSEVEEDTSLQLLGGIEELKEEYYVIFAERMIQHPAVKNVCDADFSKLFE, encoded by the coding sequence ATGTCGCACCTCAACTATAACCATCTTTATTACTTCTGGATGGTCTGCAAGCAAGGCTCTGTTACCAAAGCGGCAGAAGCTTTATTTCTCACTCCTCAAACGGTAACTGGTCAGATAAAAGCATTAGAAGAGCGAATGGACGGCAAGCTGACCAAGCGCAATGGGCGTAGTGTTGAGCCAACAGAGCTTGGGCAGCTGGTCTTTAAGTATGCTGACCGTATGTTTGGCCTGAGTTATGAAATGCTCGATATCGTGAATTACAGCCAGCACTCCAATATTCTGTTTGATGTGGGTGTAGCGGATGCGCTGTCAAAAAGGCTCGTGAGCAAGATCTTAATGTCGACGATTCCAGAAGATAACAGTATCCACCTTCGCTGTTTTGAATCGACTCACGAAATGCTGCTTGAGCAACTCTCTCAACATAAGCTAGATATGATTTTGTCTGACTGTCCGGTGGACTCTAGCCAAAGCCCGGGCTTGTTTAGTAAGAAGCTAGGAGAGAGTGGCATGAGTTTTTTCAGTTCAGGCAAGGTTGAAGCAGTTAACTTCCCAGCAGTATTAGAACAAAGGAAGCTTTTGATCCCCGGTAGCCGAACCTCTATGGGGCGTAAAGTGCTGCAGTGGTTTGATAGGCAAGGGCTTAAACCTGATATTTTAGGTGAGTTTGATGATGCGGCATTGATGAAGGCTTTTGCTCGTTATCATCATGACGCTATTTTCTTGGCTCCGACGCTGTATATGTCTGAAGTGGAAGAAGATACGTCGCTGCAATTATTGGGTGGTATTGAAGAGCTAAAAGAGGAGTACTACGTCATATTTGCTGAGAGGATGATCCAACATCCAGCAGTTAAAAACGTATGTGACGCAGATTTTAGCAAATTGTTCGAGTGA
- a CDS encoding ArsR/SmtB family transcription factor: MNLKEMEKNSAQAVILLKAMANERRLQILCLLHGTELSVGELCGKLELSQSALSQHLAWLRRDGLVETRKEAQTVYYTLSSEEVKAMINLLHGIYCK, translated from the coding sequence ATGAACTTAAAAGAGATGGAGAAGAACTCAGCACAAGCTGTGATTCTACTCAAAGCCATGGCCAACGAGCGTCGCTTACAGATCTTATGCCTATTACATGGTACTGAACTGTCGGTTGGGGAGTTGTGCGGCAAGTTGGAACTGAGTCAGTCTGCTTTATCTCAACATCTTGCTTGGTTGAGAAGAGATGGTTTGGTCGAAACTCGCAAAGAAGCTCAGACTGTGTATTACACATTGAGCAGTGAAGAAGTAAAAGCGATGATTAACCTACTGCATGGTATTTACTGCAAGTAG
- the rpsT gene encoding 30S ribosomal protein S20, translating into MANSKSAKKRAIQAEKRRQHNASRRSMMRTYMKKTIAAIAAGDKEAATAALVEVTPLLDRMATKGLIHKNKAARHKSRFAAAIKAL; encoded by the coding sequence TTGGCAAACAGTAAATCTGCTAAGAAGCGCGCTATCCAAGCTGAGAAACGTCGCCAGCACAATGCTAGCCGTCGTTCTATGATGCGCACTTACATGAAAAAGACTATCGCAGCTATCGCAGCTGGTGATAAAGAAGCTGCAACTGCTGCTCTTGTAGAAGTTACACCACTTCTTGACCGTATGGCGACTAAAGGCCTTATTCATAAGAATAAAGCTGCACGTCATAAGTCTCGTTTCGCTGCTGCAATCAAAGCTCTTTAA
- the murJ gene encoding murein biosynthesis integral membrane protein MurJ, translated as MSKRLLKSGLIVSAMTFVSRVLGLVRDVVVANLMGAGASADVFFFANKIPNFLRRLFAEGAFSQAFVPVLTEYHAAGDKDKTRDLIAKVSGTLGVLVSIVTVIGVLGSGVITAMFGAGWFIDWLNDGPAAPKFELASFMLKITFPYLWFITFVALSGAILNTLGKFAVSSFTPVFLNVMIIGAAWFISPNLEQPEIGLAIGVFLGGLVQFLFQMPFLIKAGVLVKPKWGWRDPGVVKIRTLMIPALFGVSVSQINLLFDTFIASFLATGSISWLYYSDRLLEFPLGLFGIAIATVILPALSRKHVDAQGEGFAHTMDWGVRMVLLLGIPAMLGLIVLAKPMLMVLFMRGEFSPHDVQQASMSLVAYASGLLNFMLIKVLAPGYYSRQDTKTPVKYGIIAMVTNMVFNAIFAYFYGYVGLAIATALSAFVNMALLYRGLHLAGVYQLTKTTLLFSAKLIISGVVMVAAILWQLDNMQHWLEWSFSQRALTLTGLIGLGGFVYIVSVLILGIRVKHLKAATD; from the coding sequence GTGAGTAAACGACTATTAAAGTCAGGCCTGATTGTCAGTGCTATGACTTTTGTTTCCCGTGTATTGGGGCTAGTACGTGATGTAGTAGTAGCAAATTTGATGGGGGCTGGAGCGAGTGCCGACGTATTTTTCTTCGCTAATAAAATCCCTAATTTCTTACGTCGACTTTTTGCAGAAGGTGCGTTTTCTCAAGCGTTTGTTCCTGTATTAACGGAATATCACGCGGCAGGTGATAAAGATAAGACTCGAGATTTAATTGCTAAGGTGTCGGGTACGCTCGGGGTTTTAGTGTCTATCGTCACGGTTATCGGGGTCTTGGGCTCTGGTGTGATCACCGCGATGTTTGGTGCAGGTTGGTTTATCGACTGGCTGAATGATGGCCCAGCGGCGCCTAAATTCGAACTGGCGAGCTTCATGCTCAAGATTACCTTCCCTTATTTATGGTTTATCACCTTTGTTGCTTTATCTGGTGCGATTCTTAATACATTAGGTAAATTTGCGGTCTCTTCTTTTACCCCTGTGTTCTTGAACGTAATGATCATCGGCGCAGCGTGGTTTATCTCTCCTAATCTGGAACAGCCTGAAATTGGCTTGGCTATCGGTGTATTCCTTGGTGGTTTAGTCCAATTCCTATTCCAAATGCCTTTCTTAATAAAAGCGGGTGTGTTGGTTAAGCCGAAGTGGGGCTGGAGAGATCCGGGTGTCGTTAAGATCCGCACATTAATGATCCCAGCACTGTTTGGTGTGTCTGTTAGTCAAATCAACTTATTGTTTGATACCTTCATTGCCAGTTTCCTAGCGACGGGCTCTATCAGTTGGCTGTATTACTCAGATCGCTTACTTGAATTCCCATTAGGGTTGTTTGGTATCGCGATTGCGACGGTGATTCTTCCTGCTTTATCTCGTAAACACGTAGACGCTCAAGGGGAAGGGTTCGCACATACCATGGACTGGGGCGTGCGCATGGTTTTGCTGCTTGGTATTCCTGCGATGTTAGGTCTTATCGTGTTAGCTAAACCTATGTTGATGGTGCTCTTCATGCGTGGTGAGTTCTCTCCACATGATGTACAACAGGCATCGATGTCATTGGTTGCGTACGCATCTGGCTTGCTTAACTTCATGCTGATAAAGGTATTGGCTCCGGGATACTACTCTCGCCAAGATACGAAAACACCGGTTAAGTACGGCATTATCGCTATGGTGACCAACATGGTGTTTAACGCGATCTTTGCTTATTTCTATGGTTATGTTGGTTTGGCGATTGCAACTGCATTGTCTGCCTTTGTGAATATGGCCTTGTTATATAGAGGATTACATCTTGCGGGTGTATATCAATTAACGAAGACAACTTTATTGTTCAGTGCCAAATTGATTATCTCGGGTGTGGTGATGGTAGCCGCTATTTTATGGCAGCTGGATAATATGCAACATTGGCTTGAATGGAGCTTTAGCCAGAGAGCGCTGACATTAACAGGCTTGATTGGACTTGGTGGCTTTGTTTATATTGTTTCGGTACTGATTTTAGGTATCCGAGTAAAACATTTAAAAGCAGCGACAGATTAA
- the ribF gene encoding bifunctional riboflavin kinase/FAD synthetase: protein MELIRGIHNIKAQHHGCVLTIGNFDGVHLGHQEVLSQVSKQAAALGLPSVVMTFEPQPMELFARDRAPARLTRLRDKYVQLSKLDISRLLCVNFNQYFASLSAEAFIKDLLVDKLGVKFLVVGDDFCFGKGRTGNFAMLKEAGEKYGFEVVSTQSYCLNQLRVSSTEIRNALAVDDLAASATMLGRDYSISGRVSHGRKLGRTIGFPTANIPLKRCVSPVSGVYVVEALDIDGVPVGGVANIGQRPTVNGVRQQLEVHFFDFKANLYGKQLEVRLLHKLRDEIKFESFDALKNQIELDAEAARVWLLQLKN from the coding sequence ATGGAACTGATCCGAGGTATACACAATATTAAAGCGCAGCATCATGGCTGTGTATTAACCATAGGTAACTTCGATGGTGTTCATTTAGGACATCAAGAGGTTCTGAGTCAGGTTTCTAAACAAGCTGCAGCATTAGGGCTACCTTCTGTTGTTATGACGTTTGAGCCGCAACCTATGGAGCTGTTTGCCCGAGATAGAGCGCCAGCACGTTTAACTCGCTTACGCGATAAGTACGTGCAACTGAGCAAGCTAGATATCAGTCGTTTATTGTGTGTCAATTTTAATCAGTATTTTGCAAGTTTATCCGCAGAAGCATTCATTAAAGATCTTTTGGTTGATAAGCTTGGTGTGAAGTTCTTGGTGGTTGGTGACGATTTTTGCTTTGGCAAAGGCCGCACTGGTAATTTCGCTATGCTTAAAGAAGCGGGCGAAAAGTATGGCTTTGAGGTGGTAAGCACCCAAAGTTATTGCTTAAACCAATTACGAGTCAGCAGTACTGAGATACGAAATGCATTAGCGGTCGATGACTTGGCTGCAAGTGCTACCATGTTAGGACGTGATTACAGTATTAGTGGTCGTGTGTCCCATGGTCGTAAACTGGGGAGAACCATAGGTTTCCCTACCGCTAATATTCCATTAAAGCGTTGTGTTTCTCCTGTATCGGGAGTGTATGTTGTTGAAGCATTGGATATCGATGGGGTTCCTGTCGGTGGCGTTGCTAATATTGGACAACGACCAACTGTTAATGGTGTAAGGCAGCAATTAGAAGTGCACTTTTTTGACTTTAAAGCCAATTTGTATGGTAAACAGTTAGAAGTACGACTTTTGCACAAACTGCGCGACGAGATAAAGTTTGAATCGTTCGACGCATTAAAGAATCAAATAGAATTGGATGCTGAAGCTGCAAGGGTGTGGCTGCTTCAGCTAAAGAATTAA
- the ileS gene encoding isoleucine--tRNA ligase, producing MSDYKDTLNLPETGFPMRGNLANREPEMLKRWYKEDLYGEIRKAKKGKKSFVLHDGPPYANGDIHIGHALNKILKDIIIKSKTLSGFDAPYIPGWDCHGLPIELMVEKKKGKPGQKISAAEFREECRKYAAGQVEGQKESFKRLGIMGEWDKPYRTMDFGTEANIIRSLGKIADKGHLLKGFKPVHWCTDCGSALAEAEVEYKDKVSPSIDVKFTAADEAALLEKFTLAEGHAGQGEISIVIWTTTPWTLPANRAVCLRDDLEYVLIQVEANGDQPAQRIVVASELAKDVMDRAGIEHFHNLGFATGADLELSQFNHPFYDFTVPAVLGDHVTTDSGTGVVHTAPGHGQEDFVVGKKYNLEIANPVGSNGVYLPDTELFAGQHVFKANDSVLEVLKEKGALLHHHAYEHSYPHCWRHKTPIIFRATPQWFISMDQAGLRAKALESTKNVEWMPEWGQSRIEGMIEGRPEWCISRQRTWGVPIALFVHKETSELHPDSPALIEKVAKLVEDKGIQAWWDVDAAELMGAEDADKYEKVMDTLDVWFDSGVTHFSVVDSREEYNGNSADLYLEGSDQHRGWFQSSLISSIAMKDEAPYKQVLTHGFVVDGNGRKMSKSIGNVVAPKDVTNKLGADILRLWVASTDYTGEVAVSDEILKRSADAYRRIRNTARFFLANLNGFNPETDLVPAEEMVALDRWAVGRAQAAQEEIVKAYGEYNTHGVTQRLMQFCSIEMGSFYLDVIKDRQYTAKQGSHAQRSCQTALYYIVEALVRWMAPIMSFTADEIWNEMPGQRDKFVFTGEWFEGLFGLAEGEELSNEFWAEIQTVRGAVNKLLEDARKEKTIGGALQAEVTLYADDAIAAKINKLEDELRFVLITSAAVVKPLSEKSDAAQATDVEGLFVEVAATEAEKCDRCWHHTPDVGTIEGHEKVCGRCVSNIDGEGEVRKFA from the coding sequence ATGAGTGATTATAAAGATACCCTGAACTTACCAGAAACAGGGTTCCCAATGCGCGGCAATCTGGCAAATCGTGAGCCAGAAATGCTTAAGCGTTGGTACAAAGAAGATCTTTACGGCGAAATCCGTAAGGCAAAGAAAGGTAAAAAATCTTTCGTACTGCATGATGGCCCTCCATACGCGAACGGCGACATTCACATTGGCCACGCGCTGAATAAGATTCTTAAAGACATTATTATTAAATCTAAGACCCTTTCTGGTTTTGATGCACCGTACATCCCGGGTTGGGACTGTCACGGTCTTCCAATCGAACTAATGGTTGAGAAGAAGAAAGGTAAGCCAGGTCAGAAGATTTCGGCTGCTGAATTCCGCGAAGAGTGTCGTAAGTACGCTGCGGGCCAAGTTGAAGGTCAAAAAGAGAGCTTCAAACGTCTTGGTATCATGGGCGAGTGGGACAAACCTTACCGCACTATGGATTTCGGTACAGAAGCGAACATCATTCGTTCTCTAGGTAAAATCGCAGACAAAGGTCACCTTCTTAAAGGTTTCAAACCAGTTCACTGGTGTACTGACTGTGGTTCTGCTCTGGCTGAAGCTGAAGTTGAATACAAAGATAAAGTTTCTCCATCTATCGATGTGAAATTTACTGCAGCTGACGAAGCGGCTCTTCTAGAGAAATTTACTCTAGCTGAAGGCCACGCGGGTCAGGGCGAAATCTCTATCGTTATCTGGACAACAACACCATGGACTCTGCCTGCTAACCGCGCAGTATGTCTACGTGATGATCTTGAATACGTGCTTATCCAAGTTGAAGCGAATGGCGACCAGCCCGCTCAACGTATCGTTGTTGCTTCTGAACTAGCAAAAGACGTAATGGATCGTGCAGGTATCGAGCACTTCCACAACCTTGGTTTTGCTACTGGTGCTGATCTTGAGCTTTCTCAGTTCAACCACCCGTTCTACGACTTTACTGTTCCTGCTGTTCTTGGTGACCACGTTACAACAGATTCAGGTACTGGTGTGGTTCACACTGCGCCTGGTCACGGTCAAGAGGATTTCGTGGTTGGTAAGAAATACAACCTAGAAATCGCTAACCCAGTAGGCTCAAACGGCGTTTACCTGCCAGATACAGAGCTATTTGCTGGTCAACATGTATTCAAAGCGAACGATTCTGTTTTAGAAGTTCTAAAAGAGAAAGGTGCACTTCTGCATCACCACGCTTACGAGCACAGCTACCCACACTGTTGGAGACATAAAACTCCAATCATTTTCCGTGCAACACCACAATGGTTCATCTCTATGGATCAAGCTGGTCTACGTGCAAAAGCACTAGAGTCAACTAAGAATGTTGAGTGGATGCCAGAGTGGGGTCAAAGCCGTATCGAAGGTATGATCGAAGGTCGCCCTGAGTGGTGTATCTCTCGTCAACGTACTTGGGGTGTGCCAATTGCTCTGTTCGTTCATAAAGAAACGTCAGAACTTCACCCTGATAGCCCTGCACTTATTGAAAAAGTAGCGAAGCTAGTTGAAGATAAAGGCATTCAAGCTTGGTGGGATGTAGACGCTGCTGAACTTATGGGCGCAGAAGACGCTGATAAGTACGAAAAAGTAATGGATACGCTAGACGTATGGTTCGACTCAGGTGTTACGCACTTCTCTGTTGTTGACTCTCGTGAAGAATACAACGGCAACAGTGCTGATCTTTACCTTGAAGGTTCAGACCAACACCGTGGCTGGTTCCAGTCTTCTCTAATTTCATCTATCGCGATGAAAGACGAAGCACCATACAAGCAAGTGCTAACTCACGGTTTCGTGGTTGATGGTAACGGCCGTAAGATGTCTAAATCTATCGGTAACGTTGTTGCACCTAAAGATGTAACCAACAAGCTAGGTGCAGATATCCTGCGTCTATGGGTTGCTTCGACAGACTACACGGGTGAAGTTGCGGTTTCTGATGAAATCCTGAAGCGTTCAGCTGATGCTTACCGTCGTATTCGTAACACAGCTCGTTTCTTCCTAGCGAATTTGAACGGTTTCAACCCTGAAACTGACCTAGTTCCTGCTGAAGAGATGGTTGCACTTGATCGCTGGGCTGTTGGCCGTGCACAAGCTGCACAAGAAGAGATCGTTAAAGCATACGGTGAGTACAACACTCACGGTGTAACTCAGCGTCTAATGCAGTTCTGTTCTATCGAAATGGGTTCTTTCTACCTAGACGTAATCAAAGACCGTCAGTACACAGCGAAGCAGGGCAGCCATGCTCAACGTAGCTGTCAGACTGCGCTTTACTACATCGTAGAAGCTCTAGTTCGTTGGATGGCACCTATCATGTCGTTCACTGCAGATGAAATCTGGAACGAGATGCCTGGTCAACGTGACAAGTTCGTATTCACGGGTGAGTGGTTCGAAGGTCTATTTGGTCTTGCTGAAGGCGAAGAGCTAAGCAACGAATTCTGGGCTGAAATCCAAACCGTTCGTGGCGCAGTGAACAAGCTTCTTGAAGACGCTCGTAAAGAGAAAACAATCGGTGGTGCTCTGCAAGCTGAAGTGACTCTATACGCTGACGACGCAATAGCGGCTAAGATCAACAAGCTAGAAGATGAGCTACGTTTCGTACTTATCACTTCTGCTGCGGTTGTTAAGCCACTAAGCGAGAAGTCTGATGCAGCTCAAGCGACAGACGTTGAAGGTCTATTTGTTGAAGTAGCAGCGACTGAAGCTGAGAAGTGTGACCGTTGCTGGCACCACACTCCAGATGTAGGCACTATCGAAGGTCACGAGAAAGTTTGTGGTCGTTGTGTGTCGAACATTGACGGTGAAGGCGAAGTGCGTAAATTCGCATAA
- the lspA gene encoding signal peptidase II encodes MSEVSLKQSGVRWLWLALLVFLADIGIKLFVMDNMGYGWANRIEVLPFFNFLYVHNYGAAFSFLSDQSGWQRWLFTGIAFAVTGMLTYWMSKLPATEKWNNIAYAIIIGGAVGNVFDRVVHGFVVDYLDFYWGTYHWPAFNLADMGICIGAAMIILDGFRKKDESK; translated from the coding sequence ATGAGTGAAGTTTCGTTAAAACAATCTGGTGTGCGTTGGTTATGGTTGGCTCTATTGGTCTTCCTTGCAGATATCGGCATTAAACTTTTTGTCATGGACAACATGGGTTATGGCTGGGCAAACCGTATTGAGGTGCTGCCGTTCTTTAACTTCTTGTACGTTCATAACTACGGTGCAGCATTTAGCTTCTTGAGCGACCAAAGTGGTTGGCAGCGTTGGTTATTTACCGGTATCGCATTTGCAGTAACGGGCATGCTGACGTACTGGATGAGCAAACTACCAGCGACAGAAAAGTGGAACAACATCGCTTATGCAATCATCATTGGTGGTGCGGTTGGCAACGTATTTGACCGTGTAGTACACGGCTTTGTTGTCGATTACTTAGACTTCTACTGGGGCACTTACCACTGGCCTGCATTCAACTTAGCGGATATGGGAATCTGTATCGGTGCTGCGATGATCATCCTCGATGGTTTCCGCAAGAAAGATGAAAGCAAATAG
- the fkpB gene encoding FKBP-type peptidyl-prolyl cis-trans isomerase, translating into MAAIKNDSAVTLHFTIKMKDGSVADSTENMGKPAKFVMGDGSLSENFEACLLGLEEGTEKSIELKAQDAFGMPNPDHIHHMDKAKFAGGTDVEVGTIMAFSGPDGMEIPGIITDIAGDSVTVDFNHPLAGQDVTFDVNILAVE; encoded by the coding sequence GTGGCAGCAATTAAAAATGATTCAGCAGTAACCCTACACTTTACGATTAAGATGAAGGATGGTTCAGTTGCCGATAGTACGGAAAATATGGGCAAACCAGCGAAGTTCGTTATGGGTGATGGCAGCCTAAGTGAGAACTTCGAAGCATGTCTGCTTGGACTTGAAGAAGGCACAGAAAAGTCTATCGAACTGAAAGCACAAGATGCGTTCGGTATGCCTAATCCAGACCATATTCACCATATGGATAAAGCAAAATTTGCTGGTGGCACAGATGTTGAAGTTGGCACCATCATGGCATTCTCTGGCCCTGACGGTATGGAAATCCCAGGTATTATTACAGATATCGCGGGTGACTCAGTGACGGTTGATTTTAATCACCCACTAGCAGGCCAAGACGTTACGTTTGATGTCAATATCTTAGCTGTCGAATAG
- the ispH gene encoding 4-hydroxy-3-methylbut-2-enyl diphosphate reductase, whose protein sequence is MSNEMKIMLANPRGFCAGVDRAISIVERALEMYQPPIYVRHEVVHNRFVVEGLKQRGAIFVEELSEVPDDNIVIFSAHGVSQAVRKEAKERELTVFDATCPLVTKVHMEVARASRKHMEVVLIGHAGHPEVEGTMGQYASQTGGMYLVERPEDVQNLVVNDPTNLHYVSQTTLSVDETADVIEELRRVFPEIQGPRKDDICYATQNRQDAVREMANDVDVVIVVGSKNSSNSTRLKELAEKLGTPGYLTDCPEDIQTEWVEGKKKIGVTAGASAPEELVNQILDRIRELGATDVEEIQGREENMFFEVPKELQIKQVD, encoded by the coding sequence ATGAGCAATGAAATGAAAATAATGTTAGCTAACCCTCGTGGCTTTTGTGCCGGTGTCGATCGTGCGATCAGCATCGTAGAGCGCGCACTTGAAATGTATCAGCCACCGATTTATGTTCGCCATGAAGTGGTACATAACCGCTTTGTTGTTGAAGGGCTTAAGCAACGTGGTGCTATTTTTGTCGAAGAGCTGAGTGAAGTGCCAGACGATAACATCGTAATTTTCTCTGCTCACGGTGTATCTCAAGCTGTTCGTAAAGAAGCGAAAGAGCGTGAACTGACTGTATTTGATGCAACGTGTCCTTTGGTGACGAAAGTTCATATGGAGGTTGCTCGTGCGAGCCGCAAACATATGGAAGTAGTACTGATTGGTCACGCAGGTCACCCTGAAGTTGAAGGTACTATGGGTCAGTACGCTAGTCAAACCGGTGGTATGTACTTGGTTGAAAGACCAGAGGACGTACAGAACCTAGTGGTGAATGATCCAACTAACTTGCACTACGTGAGCCAAACTACGCTGTCTGTGGATGAGACGGCTGATGTGATAGAAGAGCTACGTCGTGTGTTCCCTGAGATTCAAGGTCCACGTAAAGACGACATCTGTTACGCGACTCAAAACCGTCAAGACGCAGTGCGTGAGATGGCAAACGACGTTGACGTAGTGATTGTGGTTGGTTCTAAGAACTCATCGAATTCAACACGTTTAAAAGAGCTGGCTGAGAAGCTTGGCACACCAGGTTACCTAACGGATTGTCCTGAAGACATTCAAACAGAATGGGTTGAAGGCAAGAAGAAAATCGGTGTAACCGCTGGTGCTTCTGCTCCTGAAGAGCTAGTTAACCAAATCTTAGATCGTATCCGTGAGTTAGGTGCGACTGATGTTGAAGAGATTCAAGGTCGTGAAGAGAACATGTTCTTCGAAGTACCGAAAGAGCTACAGATCAAGCAAGTCGATTAA
- the btsR gene encoding two-component system response regulator BtsR, with protein MLKALVVDDELFAREELIELLTETGEVEVIGQASNAIEGLKQINLLKPDVVYLDIQMPQVTGIELLSMLDPETMPYVVFVTAYDQYAIQAFEDNAFDYLLKPVEPCRLNKSVCRLNKVIKQNQKAPEQDISAIAPCHLEQIPCIGHNRIVIMASQTVECAYSDISGVHVRSSSQTATSQLTLKILEEKTDLIRCHRQYLINIKSIQEIKLLENGLAEIITLTGFEVPVSRRYLKTLKEQLGLQ; from the coding sequence ATGTTAAAAGCACTAGTTGTCGATGATGAGCTTTTTGCTCGCGAAGAGTTGATTGAGCTGCTGACTGAAACTGGAGAAGTTGAAGTCATTGGTCAAGCGAGTAACGCAATTGAAGGGCTTAAGCAGATCAACCTTCTCAAGCCTGATGTGGTGTATTTGGACATTCAAATGCCTCAGGTCACTGGGATTGAATTACTGAGCATGCTTGACCCGGAAACCATGCCTTACGTGGTGTTTGTGACCGCCTACGATCAATATGCGATTCAAGCCTTTGAAGACAATGCCTTTGACTACCTACTCAAGCCCGTTGAACCTTGTCGATTAAACAAGAGTGTTTGTCGTCTGAATAAAGTCATCAAGCAAAACCAGAAAGCACCTGAACAAGACATCTCTGCGATTGCTCCCTGCCACTTAGAGCAGATTCCGTGTATTGGTCATAACCGCATTGTGATCATGGCAAGCCAAACGGTTGAATGCGCCTATTCCGATATCAGTGGCGTGCATGTTCGCAGCTCATCACAAACGGCAACCTCACAACTAACCCTGAAGATCTTGGAAGAAAAGACCGATTTGATCCGCTGTCATCGACAATATTTGATCAACATAAAATCGATCCAAGAGATCAAGTTGTTAGAAAATGGACTGGCCGAGATCATTACACTGACAGGCTTTGAAGTCCCTGTTAGCCGTCGCTACCTCAAGACGTTAAAAGAGCAACTCGGCCTTCAGTAA